ACATCCCCTGTGATCTCTCCCTTCTCGTTAAACACTAGTTCGTTAGCGTAAACATAATCTGGATTAAGCTTTTCAGCTACTTTTTTAGCTAGACACATGAGACCACCGGTTATTATAGCAGTTTTAAATCCCTTCTCCTTTAGCCACCTAAACAGTTCCTCGGCGTAATCCTTAAGGGATACCTCTTTAAATACCTCTTCTACCTCCTCCCTTCTTCTCCCCTTCCAAAGGGAAGCGTCTAACTTAGCCCATTCCTCATAGCTTATTCTTCCAGAAAAGAATAGTTCAGCATTCTTTTTAGCTAGCCCACAAGTTTCAAATTTCTTGTGAAGTAGTTCCCAGCTTACCATATCCGTGAGGGTTCCCTCTAAGTCAAAGGCTATCAGCATCATTCTCTCCACCCATGCTCGCCTATTAGGGGGACAAAAGCAACCCCTCCATGATTCTTTATTTTTATGCTTCCATCTTCCCTCTTTATGACTTCAAGTAGCTCCTGCCATAGGTGATAGCTTCCTACAGGGATTATGAGTTTTCCTCCAGGCTTTAACTGTTCAACAAGAGGCTTAGGTATCTCTGGAGCTCCAGCAGTAACGATTATAGCATCGTAGGGAGATTTTGGAGGAAAGCCCTTGCTACCATCCCCCAAGATCACGTGAACATTCTTCACTCCGGCCCTTTCTAAATTTCTCTTAGCAAATTCTACCAGTTCGGGTATCCTTTCTATGCTGTACACGTCACCTTTAACTATCTCAGCTATTAAAGCAGCGTTCCATCCACTTCCAGTTCCCACTTCTAGAACGTTCATCCCAGGCTTCAGATCAGCAATCTCAAGCATTATAGCAACCATGTGAGGAGCTGAAATAGTTTGACCCGCCGGAATCGGAAGGGGTTCATCAACGTGAGCGTACTTTTTATACCTATCCTCCACGAACAAATATCGAGGGCACTTTAAAAAAGCCCTCTCAACCTTTTCACTCTTAATTATCCCTTCAGCCTTTAGCATCTCAACTGTCCTCTTCCATTTTTCATAGAGCTCTTTCTCATCCATCATTAGATGGAAGGTCAAAAGATATAAATGGATTACCATTCTCTCACATCTCACAGATGAGTTCACGTATTCTGTACAGAGGCGCGCATTGAAGAGGAAGGTAACGCTTTCGGTCAGAGAGGATTTAGTGGAGTTTGCAAAGAATAACAACATTAACATGTCTCGATTGCTTGAAGAAGCTTTGTTAAATCTTTATTTTCAGAAAAGTCTGTTTCTGGGGCCGGGGCCGGGATTTGAACCCGGGCCAGGGGATCCACAGTCCCCTGTGCTAACCAGGCTACACCACCCCGGCCACTCTATCGTGTGCTCCTGGATTAGATTTATAAAGTTTTCGCCAAAATCGAGAGAAGAAGGAGGCTGAACTTATGAAAGCCAAAAGGGAAGCATTAATAAGCTTATTTCATGCAATCAAGGAAGAAAAAGTTGATAGTGACATAATTGACCTTTTACTTCTAATTAATTCAATAAAAGGAATATATACAACTTCCTCTTGTTCAGGTAGAATAGGAATACTTGAAGAACCCTCCCTTGGAGCAAAGCCCCTCTCCAGGTGGTTAATAAAAGTTCACAGACCCATGAGCTTTGAAGAGGCAAGGGATGCCTTAAAAAGGGCTAGAGAAGGGTTAATATTCTTAAAGAGTCAACCTCCCATATTTCACGTTGTTGCTGAGACGATTGAAAATGCTAAGCTTGTTCACGAAATCGGACTTGCAAGTGGATTCAAGTATACAACGTTTAAGGCCATATCCTCAAGATTCCTGGTGGAGATAAACGGAACCGAATACCTAACGGTTCCCCTGGGAAAAGATGGAAGGATTATAGCTAGCGATGAGTATCTTAAGTTCGCAATCTCCATTGGAAATAAGATGTTAGAGAGGGGTAAGTCAAAACTTCCAAGGCTTAGGGATAACTTTGAAAAGATTAAGAAAAAGCTTGGAGAGGATCCTCTTTTCATTCAGTTGAAAAGGGAGATACTTGAGATTTAATCAGCTGCCAGTCGAGAAGTCCCTGGGAAACTATGTATTTCCACTCCTCGATGCAGTCTCCGGAAACTTCAAGGTACCTTAAATCCTGGGTTGTAGAGAACTTCCTTATGGCCCTTTCAACAGGCTTATCCCTACTGTCTCCGCAGTTATGAGGCCCCCTTACTGAGCCCGCACCCACCGGATCAGAGAGGAACCTCTTCCCAGGAAACTTTCTCTTAGCCCACTTCAAAACTTCAACGACACTCCATAGCCAAGGAGTTCTATACTCTCCCCTCTCCCATATCTTCTCGTAAAGTGTCCCCTTCTGGATATTCGTCATGTTTATCGAAAAAGTATCTGTATAGGGCTCGGCTAGTTCAATGCTCCTTTTCATTTCTTCAATCGCATCACCCTCAGAGAGGAAGATAGGTTTGAACAGCAAGTAGGTTTTAACTTTAGCCCCGGCCTTATGTATAATTTCACTAGCCCTTACGAAATCCCTAAAAGTCGATCCCTTATTTATTGAGATGTCGGCTATATCATCATTAGCCGTCTCTAAACCCAGGGCTACTTCAAACCACTTTCCCTCGATTATCTCTACAAGCTCCCTAACCCATTCCTCCCTAATTATCTCGCTTCTCGTTTCAACAACAACTTCAAAAACATTATCGAGCTTTGCTATTTCCTGAAAGATCTTTATCCTTGTTCCTCTTCTAACTTCCGATGAATCGAAAAACGAACCAGAGGTAAATATCCTAATTCCAAACCTACCTTCTTTACCCTTAATTTTACCGATAGCTTCAAGAAAATAGCCGAATATCCTCTCCTGTGATGTTTTCCTGGGAGCTTGGGCTGGATAGGAGCACATATAGCAGGGTTTTCCAATCCTATACCTATAGCATCCGATAGTCGGAAGAATAACATAAAGCACTTTCCCAGGTTTTCCGGCTACATTATCCTCACTAACCCAATACATGAAGGTCAATAACGAGACTTACTTAAAAGGATTTTTGACAAAAACAAGCTAGCAAAGTTTTTTAAAGGAGAGACGTCAAAGAACTAATTTGATGATTAGGGAACAAGATATCAGCTTTAACGAATTAGTAAAAGCAATGAACTTCTTTGATTTTTCGAACATGCTATCCAACTGTTCCGAAAGATTTTTGAATCTTTGGTTAACATTTCAAAGAAATTCCGAGGTGGTAAGGAATGAGTGATTTTGGTATCCTATCCCTCCTCCCACCACTGGTAGCAATAGTGCTAGCGATATGGACGAAGAGGGTAGTGTTTGCATTATTCTCCGGTGTATGGATAGGGGGAGTCATGGCCGCCAATTGGAATCCAATAACTGGAACGATAAAAACGTTCGAATGGATAATTCAAAACGTAACCAACAGCTGGAATGCTACTATACTTGTCTTCGACTTCCTTATCGGTGCAGGTGTTGGATTGATTTACAAATCCGGTGGAGTCCATGCGGTGGCTAATGCAATAACGAAGAGGATTAAAACTAGTAGAGATGCATCCCTGCTAGGTTGGCTTTTAGGTGTGCTGATATTCTTCGATGATTACACGAATACAATAATAGTTGGAAACACCATGAGGCCAATAACAGATAAGATGAGAGTATCAAGGGAAATGCTAGCCTACATAGATGATTCAACTGCTGCCCCAGTTGCTGGAATAGCGATAGTTTCAACCTGGATAGGTTACGAGCTCGGATTAATTAAGGAGGCCTTTGAAAAGCTTCACATAACGATGGGTGAATACTATGCCTGGCTCCATAGCGTTCCCTACAGATTCTATTCGATATTTGCCATAATCCTTGTGTTTATCGTTGCTTACACCCACAGACATTACGGAGCTATGCTTAAAGCCGAGATGCGTGCAAGGACTACTGGTAAAGTCGTTAGGGATGATGCAAAGCCTCTAATGGCTACTGAAAGTGATTTAGGATTACCTTTAACTGAAAAAGGTAGCGTTCACTTCTTCATATGGCCAGTACTCTCCTTAATAATTGTAACACTACTAGGACTGTATTACACAGGTAAGGCTGCATGTGAAGGCCCCTGTGGAGC
This Pyrococcus horikoshii OT3 DNA region includes the following protein-coding sequences:
- a CDS encoding HAD-IB family phosphatase, encoding MMLIAFDLEGTLTDMVSWELLHKKFETCGLAKKNAELFFSGRISYEEWAKLDASLWKGRRREEVEEVFKEVSLKDYAEELFRWLKEKGFKTAIITGGLMCLAKKVAEKLNPDYVYANELVFNEKGEITGDVIVRVTFDNKGEILERLKRELNPTLTVAVGDWKNDLPMFEVADISISLGEDHADYLAKDLREVKKILKEVLLETEKL
- a CDS encoding protein-L-isoaspartate(D-aspartate) O-methyltransferase — its product is MDEKELYEKWKRTVEMLKAEGIIKSEKVERAFLKCPRYLFVEDRYKKYAHVDEPLPIPAGQTISAPHMVAIMLEIADLKPGMNVLEVGTGSGWNAALIAEIVKGDVYSIERIPELVEFAKRNLERAGVKNVHVILGDGSKGFPPKSPYDAIIVTAGAPEIPKPLVEQLKPGGKLIIPVGSYHLWQELLEVIKREDGSIKIKNHGGVAFVPLIGEHGWRE
- a CDS encoding tRNA(Phe) 7-((3-amino-3-carboxypropyl)-4-demethylwyosine(37)-N(4))-methyltransferase Taw3, with amino-acid sequence MKAKREALISLFHAIKEEKVDSDIIDLLLLINSIKGIYTTSSCSGRIGILEEPSLGAKPLSRWLIKVHRPMSFEEARDALKRAREGLIFLKSQPPIFHVVAETIENAKLVHEIGLASGFKYTTFKAISSRFLVEINGTEYLTVPLGKDGRIIASDEYLKFAISIGNKMLERGKSKLPRLRDNFEKIKKKLGEDPLFIQLKREILEI
- a CDS encoding archaeosine biosynthesis radical SAM protein RaSEA; amino-acid sequence: MYWVSEDNVAGKPGKVLYVILPTIGCYRYRIGKPCYMCSYPAQAPRKTSQERIFGYFLEAIGKIKGKEGRFGIRIFTSGSFFDSSEVRRGTRIKIFQEIAKLDNVFEVVVETRSEIIREEWVRELVEIIEGKWFEVALGLETANDDIADISINKGSTFRDFVRASEIIHKAGAKVKTYLLFKPIFLSEGDAIEEMKRSIELAEPYTDTFSINMTNIQKGTLYEKIWERGEYRTPWLWSVVEVLKWAKRKFPGKRFLSDPVGAGSVRGPHNCGDSRDKPVERAIRKFSTTQDLRYLEVSGDCIEEWKYIVSQGLLDWQLIKSQVSPFSTE
- a CDS encoding Na+/H+ antiporter NhaC family protein, which translates into the protein MSDFGILSLLPPLVAIVLAIWTKRVVFALFSGVWIGGVMAANWNPITGTIKTFEWIIQNVTNSWNATILVFDFLIGAGVGLIYKSGGVHAVANAITKRIKTSRDASLLGWLLGVLIFFDDYTNTIIVGNTMRPITDKMRVSREMLAYIDDSTAAPVAGIAIVSTWIGYELGLIKEAFEKLHITMGEYYAWLHSVPYRFYSIFAIILVFIVAYTHRHYGAMLKAEMRARTTGKVVRDDAKPLMATESDLGLPLTEKGSVHFFIWPVLSLIIVTLLGLYYTGKAACEGPCGAMDILSNADSATSLLWGSFAMVAVALTLVLATKTMTVEETESAIIQGMKQMMMATVILVLAWSIKSATEAVGTAEYVVGLAQRANVPGGIIPLIIFLTAMFISFTTGTSWGTFGILMPIAIPLAYKLAPNDPQVLFASIGAVFAGGIFGDHCSPISDTTIMSSMFSGSDHIDHVTTQIPYAVTAASVGIVLYILFALGIKSPVILLPVGLVLLIAAWYFLSEWYGKKYGVPHGRVPIYPTEISE